A single region of the Planctomycetota bacterium genome encodes:
- a CDS encoding D-glycerate dehydrogenase produces the protein MPKLAVNVYVTREIPQAGLDIVRDACERVEINPEDRVLTRQELLAAVRGRDGVLCLLTDTVDAAVLDAAKGCRVFANYAVGYNNIDVPAATARGIAVTNTPGVLTDATADLTWALLFATARRIPEGDRYTRAGKFRGWSPMLLLGGDISGRTLGIIGAGRIGTAVALRSRGFRMRVLYFDRAQNEALEQAVGAERVDLDRLLRESDFVSVHVSLDESTRHLIGARELGLMKPTAYLVNTSRGPVVDENALVAALRERRIAGAGLDVFENEPALAPGLTGLDNVVIPPHLGSATIATRTRMATLAATNLVAALRGERPPNIVNPEVLA, from the coding sequence GTGCCGAAGCTCGCCGTCAACGTGTACGTCACGCGGGAGATCCCGCAGGCTGGCCTGGACATTGTGCGTGATGCCTGCGAACGAGTGGAGATCAACCCCGAAGATCGCGTGCTGACCCGCCAGGAGTTGCTGGCCGCGGTGCGAGGCCGCGATGGTGTGTTGTGTCTGCTGACCGACACCGTGGACGCGGCCGTGCTGGACGCGGCAAAGGGGTGCCGGGTTTTCGCGAACTACGCGGTAGGCTATAACAACATTGATGTGCCCGCGGCCACGGCCCGGGGCATCGCCGTTACCAACACCCCTGGCGTGCTCACGGACGCGACGGCGGATCTCACCTGGGCATTGCTCTTCGCTACGGCGCGGCGAATCCCCGAGGGGGACCGCTACACGCGCGCCGGGAAGTTCCGGGGTTGGTCGCCCATGCTGCTCCTCGGCGGCGACATCAGCGGCCGCACGTTGGGCATCATCGGAGCGGGGCGCATCGGCACCGCGGTGGCCCTGCGCTCGCGCGGTTTCCGAATGCGCGTGCTCTACTTCGACCGGGCACAGAACGAGGCCCTCGAACAGGCAGTGGGCGCCGAACGCGTGGACCTCGACAGGCTGCTTCGGGAGTCGGACTTCGTCTCCGTGCACGTCAGCCTGGACGAGAGCACGAGGCATCTCATCGGCGCGAGGGAGCTCGGGTTGATGAAGCCCACGGCGTACCTGGTGAACACTTCGCGCGGCCCGGTGGTGGACGAGAACGCCCTTGTGGCGGCACTGCGCGAGCGGCGCATCGCTGGGGCGGGTCTCGACGTCTTCGAGAACGAGCCGGCGCTGGCGCCGGGCCTGACAGGGCTCGACAATGTCGTCATCCCGCCGCACCTCGGCAGCGCCACCATCGCGACCCGCACCCGCATGGCGACCCTGGCCGCCACCAATCTTGTGGCCGCGCTGCGAGGCGAGCGGCCGCCGAACATCGTGAACCCGGAGGTGCTGGCGTGA
- the cimA gene encoding citramalate synthase has product MTERSRRVAIYDTTLRDGAQAEKVTFSLVDKVAIAHRLDEFGVDYIEGGYPLSNPKDSAFFDEIRKRPLRRAQVVAFGNTRRAKTSAERDEGLRTLVAAGTAVVAIVGKSWDLHVREVLRVPLEENLAMIADSVACLAAQGRRVFFDAEHFFDGFRHNRDYALACVRAAQEAGAETLVLCDTNGGSLTGDVREIVRQVRAVSRAELGIHVHNDAGLAVANTLAAVEEGAGQVQGTINGIGERCGNVDLCSVIPNLALKMGREVLVPGALSHLTHLSRFVYQVANLGLPLHQPYVGANAFAHKGGLHVDAMQKNALTYEHVDPKVVGNERRILISELSGTAAIMAKARKLDNRIDKATSRRILEAVQKLENEGYEFEAAEASFQLLVRKALGTHRTFFDLLGFRVIVEKRGGDRAPISEATVKLTVNGQPRLTVGEGDGPVHALDVALRAALDDFYPVLKGIRLVDYKVRIVNPKAATAARTCVVIESTDGEDVWGTVGVSDNIIEASWQALVDSIEFALLREAQGEEAAPER; this is encoded by the coding sequence GTGACGGAGCGATCGCGGCGCGTTGCCATCTATGACACCACGCTGCGCGATGGGGCCCAGGCCGAGAAGGTCACCTTCTCGCTTGTGGACAAGGTGGCCATCGCCCACAGGCTCGATGAGTTCGGCGTGGACTACATCGAGGGGGGCTACCCCCTGTCGAACCCCAAGGACTCCGCGTTCTTCGACGAGATTCGGAAGCGGCCGCTGCGGCGCGCCCAGGTGGTCGCATTCGGGAACACGCGCAGGGCCAAGACATCGGCCGAGCGCGACGAGGGGCTGCGCACCCTCGTCGCGGCGGGCACGGCGGTGGTGGCCATCGTGGGGAAGAGCTGGGACCTGCACGTGCGCGAGGTGTTGCGGGTCCCGCTCGAGGAGAATCTGGCGATGATCGCCGACTCTGTGGCCTGTCTGGCGGCGCAGGGGCGGCGCGTGTTTTTCGACGCGGAGCATTTCTTCGACGGGTTCCGCCACAACCGCGACTATGCGCTCGCCTGCGTGCGGGCGGCCCAGGAGGCGGGGGCCGAGACACTGGTGCTGTGCGACACGAACGGTGGGTCGCTCACGGGCGACGTGCGGGAGATCGTGCGGCAGGTGCGCGCCGTATCGCGGGCGGAGCTGGGCATTCACGTGCACAACGACGCGGGGCTGGCCGTGGCCAACACGCTGGCGGCGGTGGAGGAGGGGGCGGGGCAGGTGCAGGGGACCATCAACGGGATCGGCGAGCGGTGCGGAAATGTGGACCTGTGCAGCGTGATCCCCAACCTCGCGCTGAAGATGGGGCGCGAGGTGCTGGTGCCGGGCGCCCTGTCGCACCTCACGCATCTGTCGCGCTTCGTGTACCAGGTGGCCAACCTGGGCCTGCCGCTGCACCAGCCGTACGTAGGCGCCAATGCGTTCGCCCACAAGGGCGGGCTGCATGTGGACGCCATGCAGAAGAACGCGCTTACCTACGAGCACGTGGACCCGAAGGTAGTGGGGAACGAGCGGCGGATTCTGATCTCGGAACTCTCCGGCACGGCTGCGATCATGGCCAAGGCGCGCAAGCTCGACAACCGCATTGACAAGGCGACCAGCCGCCGCATCCTGGAGGCCGTGCAGAAACTCGAGAACGAGGGCTACGAGTTCGAGGCCGCCGAGGCGTCGTTCCAGCTCCTCGTGCGCAAGGCGCTCGGCACCCACCGCACGTTCTTCGACCTGTTGGGTTTCCGCGTCATCGTCGAGAAGCGCGGCGGCGATAGGGCGCCGATCAGCGAAGCGACGGTGAAACTCACCGTTAACGGGCAGCCCCGCCTCACCGTGGGGGAGGGCGACGGCCCCGTACACGCGCTCGACGTGGCGCTGCGAGCGGCGCTCGACGACTTCTACCCCGTTCTCAAGGGCATCCGGCTGGTGGACTACAAGGTGCGGATCGTGAACCCCAAGGCTGCCACGGCCGCCCGCACTTGTGTGGTCATCGAGTCGACCGATGGCGAAGACGTCTGGGGCACGGTGGGCGTGAGCGACAACATCATCGAGGCGTCGTGGCAGGCACTGGTAGACAGCATCGAGTTCGCG